A window of Sedimentibacter sp. MB31-C6 genomic DNA:
AAAATTAAACTTATTGTAGCATTATCTATTTTAAATTCTTCTATAAAGAATGGTACGAAATTACCCCGAGAGCTTTCAAAGAGAGCAATAATAAAATAGAGATAAAATGTTGTAAAGATAAGAAATATCTTTTTGCCGTTAATTTTCAAGTTACACCTCCAATTAATTATGCATATTGCAGAATTAATTAATTAATAAATACTATCATAAAAAATTCTTATAGTAAAGTAAAATTTTAAGTTTCCCCATTTTCAATTTTTAAAAACTTATGAAGCCACTAATTTAAAGTAGTTGAAGATATCAAATTGTTGTGATTTAATGTTTTTAGGTATAAAGCTTTGAATTCCAACTTTAGTTTTAACTAAAATACTTTCTATAGCATAGCCAATGGCATAGTAAATAAACTTAGGAATGTCATAAATTCTCTTTGAACATTCCTTAGGTTCTTTAAAAAATATACTATCAGCTTTTTCAGATGTCATTATACCAATGTACCCAACAGTAATAGTTGCAAATAGATTAAAATTACGTATAGATTTTAAAGACCAAACTCTAATATCTTCAAAATCAAACTGCTGTTTTTTGAACTTAAAATATTCTTCAATACGCCATCTCGTTAAATACATTTTAGTTACTATAAGCGATATCTTTTTCTTTTCAGATGATTTTAAATTTGTAAGTAACATCATAGGAATCTGTCCAAAACCGTAAACTACTATTAAGGTTAATTCTTGTTTTGGAAATTCGCATAAACTAACAGGGATATAACTAATTTTACAGTCAATATTTTTTTTATTTTTTCCCTTGAATTTTAAACAATAATTACCTTTATACTTACTAACTACATCAAGAACATTTTGAGTTTTATCATTATAGATAACATTACGATTCATTTTTATACGTATTACAAAACGTTCTTTATTCTTAATAAAATATCTAAAATATTCATTTGCATCAAAGCCTCTATCTAATGTCCTTATGCATTTGTTTCCAAAATTTTCGCTAAGTGACTTTAAACATTTAATATTTTCATGAGTTTCACTGATAAATCCCTTTTCTTCTGCTGAAAATACTTTTTCATAAACGGGAAGAGGCATTTTTCTATTAGAAGTTAATACAGCAGCTTCGATTGTTTGGTACCCCTTTACTATTTTACCGGTACTACCGTCACGTACGTCAGCTAAAGCTTCTAACTTTTTACTGCATGGTTTTGCTATGTCTGAATTATCAACGACAATTACAGAATAATCATCTTTAATATTTTGTTTAACTATATCAACATAATTTTCCATAACCTGATCACCATCATCAAAATCATGAAGATTTCTTGACAAACGTTCAATAGTTTTTTTAAGAGTTATAGATTCTTTTAAAGAACGTGCAATTTCACTTAAATGAGTTTTATTTCCTTCGAGTAAACCGTAAATCATCTGTGTTAAGAACTTTATTTTAGGACGTTTTAAACCAGTAGAAATTTTATTTGAAAAATTTGAAATATCCCGTTTTAATTCATAAGCTAATCTGTTATAATTAATCATGCAAGAATGCTCCTTTGTTTAGTTTTTGGTTGCACATTAATTATAACATATAGGTGAGCATTTTTGCATTTTTTATTGTAAAATCAACAAATCTGTGTTTAACATTTTATTTTTTTTCTTAAATTGTGGATAACTAATATTATTTTCATTCTTTTATTTTAATCATGGTCTTGAAAAAATGGGGAAACTTAAAAGTAAAATAAGTTGACTATTTTGAACATTATATATAAACTAATATTTAGTCGTTTAAATTTTTAAATTTAATGTTGAGTAGTCAGAAAGGGCGATATTATGTTTATGCAAACAAGATACGAATCAGATAGATTATATTATAGAATATTAAAGCACAATTATGCAAGAGAGGTTTTAGATTATTATAAAAGAAATCATATATTTCTAAAAGAATGGGAACCAAAGCATTTTAAGGATTTTTACACTATATCATACCAAAAAAGGTCTTTGAAAAATGAATATTATATGTTTAAAGAAAATAAATTGGTTAGATTTTGGATTTTCGACAAGATAAATAATAAAGTAATTGGAAATGTATGTTATAGCAATATTGTAATGGGAAATTTTAAATCATGTTTTTTAGGATATAAATTAGATAAAGACGAAATAAATAAAGGTTATATGACAGAAGCAATAAATAAAACAATACAAATAATGTTTGATGATTTTGGTTTACATAGAATCGAAGTTAATGTAATACCACGTAACAACAGGTCGATTAGAGTTATGGAAAAACTTAAATTTGAAAGAGAAGGTTATTCAAAAAGATATTTAGAAATCAATGGAAAATGGGAAGACCATATACACTTTGCAACTTATAATGATTGAATATTTTTTTGTATGGTATTGAAAAATAAGCACGATTAGGTATATACTATAAATATTAGAAATGAGAGGTGTTAATATGGGTGTTATTATAAAAGGGAAACCTGTTGCAGATGCAATAACTTTGGCTTTAAAAAAAGATGTAGAAGACCTTAAACTTAAAAATATAACTCCAACGATAAAAATTGTTAGAGTAGGAGAAAGGGAAGATGATATATCTTATGAAAAAGCAGCACTAAAAAGAATGGAAAAATGCGGAATTGAATGTAATGTTTTAACTTTATCAGAAGACATAAGTCAAAATAAATTAATTGAAGAATTAAATAAAATAAATGAAGATAATGCGGTTCATGGTATATTGTTATTTAGACCTTTACCAAAACATATTGATGAAAATATAGTAAAGTACATAATTAAACCAGAAAAAGATATAGATTGTTTTCATCCTATTAATACAGCTAAGGTTATGGAAGGTGAAAAATCAGGATTTCCACCATGTACTCCATCTGCTGCAATAGAATTATTAAAACATTATGGTATTGAATTAAAAGGTAAAAAAGCTGTTGTTGTAGGCCGTTCAATGGTTGTAGGAAAACCACTTGCTATGATGTTGTTAAAGGAAGATGCAACAGTTACAATATGTCATTCAAAAACTGAAAATTTAAGTGAAATTACATCTAAAGCTGATATATTAATAGGAGCTGTTGGAAAATCCAAGATGATTACAAAGGATTATATAAAAAATGAAGCTGTTATAATAGACGTTGGAATTAATGTTGATGAAGAAGGTAATTTATCAGGAGATGTAAATACTGAAGATTGTTTAGAAAAATCATCTTATATAACTCCTGTACCATCAGGTGTAGGCTCTGTTACTACAGCAATTTTAGCAAAACATGTGGTTAAAGCATGTCGTTTAATAATAGATGAGTAAAAGAAAAGTTGTCATTCTGAAGGCGGCTTGAAATATCAAATTAAAAAAACAAGGATGGTGTAAAAATGCGTTTTATTGATTTAAGAAGCGATACAGTAACAATGCCTACTGATGAAATGAGAAATGCAATAGCAAATGCAGAAGTAGGTGACGATGTTTATGAAGATGATCCAACAGTTAATAAGCTTGAAAAATTAGCAGCTGAAAAAGTTGGTAAGGAAGCCGCTATATTTGTACCTAGTGGTACTTTTGGAAATCAGTTAGCTTTGTTTACACATTGTCTTAGAGGGGAAGAAGTAATAATTGGAAAAGACAATCATATTGTTATTCATGAAGTAGGGGCATCTGCAGTAATATCAGGCGTACAGCTTAGGACTTTGGAAACACATAATGGATTAATAAATCCTATAGAAATGGAAAAGGCGATTAGGGTTGATGATATTCATGAACCTGAAACAAGTTTAATATGTGTAGAAAATGCTCATGGTAGCGGTTCTGTTATTCCATTGGAAAATTTAAAGCAAATAAAAAAAATTGCAGAAAAACATTCTATACCTGTTCATATGGATGGAGCAAGGTTGTTTAACGCAGCAACTTTTTTAAATGTAGATGTAAAAGAAATTACTAACTGTTGTGATTCGGTTATGTTTTGTTTATCAAAAGGGTTATCAGCACCAGCTGGCTCTATGTTAGCTGGAAGTAAAAAGTTTATTAAAAGTGCTAGAAAGAAAAGAAAACTTATGGGTGGCGGAATGAGACAAATTGGAATTCTAGCAGCTGCAGGGATAATAGCATTAGAAAAGATGACGTTGAGACTTGATGAAGACCACCAAAATGCAAAATATTTAGCTGAGGAGTTATCTAAACTACCTGGTATAACTGTTAAATTTGATAGAAACGATATAGATATGGTATTCTTTGAAATGAGTGAAGAAACTATAAAAGAAGATATTTTTGTTAATAAATTATATGAAAAAAACATAAAAATTGGTGGTGTAGAAAATGGAGAATATCGTTTTGTAACTCATATAGGAGTTACAAAGGAAGATATTGATTATGTTATTAATTGTATTAAGGAACTGATGTAGTTATACTTATATATTGAAATACTAAGAAAGTTTATTTTGTGAACATTAACAAATGGTTAGTTTATACTAAAGAACTTTACTTTTTATGTGAAGTTCTTTTAGTTTATTTTTATAAAGTAAATGTTAAATATATCATAAGGGAGCAGAAATAATGGACATAACTATTGTATTTAACAATATCGCAACACTTTTTTTACTAATATTCATAGGATTATTTGCTGGAAAAACAGAGATGGTGAATAAAAATGCTACAGGTTATTTATCAGATGTATTAATGAAGATTACATTACCAGCAACTATTTTTTTATCAATTTCAGGTACATTTAGTCAAGGTATTTTAAAAGATAGTTTAGTAATATTAATTATAACATTTATGATTCATATATCATGTATTTTGATATCATTAGGTTACACTAAGCTAATTAAAATTCCAGATAAAGACAGAGGAGTATGGATTTTTACAAGTACTTTTACAAACGTTGGATTTATGGGATTTCCAATAATATATGCAATCTTAGGTAAAGAAGGTCTTTTTTTAGCATCAATTTCAAATACAGTATTTAATATTTTGATATTTTCAATAGGTGTTAAAATGATTACTATGGGTTTTAAAAGTGAAAGCAATGTAAGCGTTAAAAAATTACTATTGAATAATAATAATATTGCTATAGTTTTAGGAATTTTCTTTTATTTAGCACAAATAAGCCTACCAGAATTTTTATATAATTCAATAAATCATATAGGCAGTGCTACAACGCCTTTATCAATGATTTTGGTAGGGTTGTCAATATCAAAAAATAATATGAGTGATATTTTTAATGATAATAAGCTATACATACTTTCAATTGTAAGATTACTGATTATTCCTTTTTTAGTTTTAATAATCATGAAAATTATTCCCTTTGAAAGTACAAGCCTTATACCTAAGGTAATGGTTATAGCTTTTGCCATGCCTGCTCCATCGGTAACTTCAATTATAGCAGAGCAATATAATGGCAACAAAGAACTTGCTGCAAAAGTAGTTTTCTTAACAAGTGTAGTTTCTATGCTAACTATACCAATTGTTCTTTTGTTAATCTAAAGATGAGGGGATATATATGATTCAATATGGAGGTCATAATATGGAAAATAATAATTTTATAGAACTTTATGGAGAATATTTAAGAGATGAATCGCGTCAAATAGGAAATGCTGAAAGTATCTTATTTGCCAAGACAGAACAAGATATAATAATGTCAGTTAAAGAATGCAATAATAAAAATATTCCTATAACTACGCAAGGAGCAAGAACTGGATTAGCTGCTTCAGCTGTTCCTAATGGAGGACATATAATAAATTTAAGTAGAATGAATAAGATTGTTGGTGCTAGATATGACAATTTAATGGATAGATTATTTTTGAGAGTACAACCGGGCGTTTTATTATCAGAAGTAAGAAAGTATTTAGAGAATAAATCATTTATTACTGATAATTGGGATTCTACATCATTAGAAGCATTAACTCATATAGAAAAGGGGAAATGGTTTTATTCTACTGACCCAACTGAAACTTCAGCTTCAATTGG
This region includes:
- the ltaE gene encoding low-specificity L-threonine aldolase — encoded protein: MRFIDLRSDTVTMPTDEMRNAIANAEVGDDVYEDDPTVNKLEKLAAEKVGKEAAIFVPSGTFGNQLALFTHCLRGEEVIIGKDNHIVIHEVGASAVISGVQLRTLETHNGLINPIEMEKAIRVDDIHEPETSLICVENAHGSGSVIPLENLKQIKKIAEKHSIPVHMDGARLFNAATFLNVDVKEITNCCDSVMFCLSKGLSAPAGSMLAGSKKFIKSARKKRKLMGGGMRQIGILAAAGIIALEKMTLRLDEDHQNAKYLAEELSKLPGITVKFDRNDIDMVFFEMSEETIKEDIFVNKLYEKNIKIGGVENGEYRFVTHIGVTKEDIDYVINCIKELM
- a CDS encoding bifunctional 5,10-methylenetetrahydrofolate dehydrogenase/5,10-methenyltetrahydrofolate cyclohydrolase; amino-acid sequence: MGVIIKGKPVADAITLALKKDVEDLKLKNITPTIKIVRVGEREDDISYEKAALKRMEKCGIECNVLTLSEDISQNKLIEELNKINEDNAVHGILLFRPLPKHIDENIVKYIIKPEKDIDCFHPINTAKVMEGEKSGFPPCTPSAAIELLKHYGIELKGKKAVVVGRSMVVGKPLAMMLLKEDATVTICHSKTENLSEITSKADILIGAVGKSKMITKDYIKNEAVIIDVGINVDEEGNLSGDVNTEDCLEKSSYITPVPSGVGSVTTAILAKHVVKACRLIIDE
- a CDS encoding AEC family transporter → MDITIVFNNIATLFLLIFIGLFAGKTEMVNKNATGYLSDVLMKITLPATIFLSISGTFSQGILKDSLVILIITFMIHISCILISLGYTKLIKIPDKDRGVWIFTSTFTNVGFMGFPIIYAILGKEGLFLASISNTVFNILIFSIGVKMITMGFKSESNVSVKKLLLNNNNIAIVLGIFFYLAQISLPEFLYNSINHIGSATTPLSMILVGLSISKNNMSDIFNDNKLYILSIVRLLIIPFLVLIIMKIIPFESTSLIPKVMVIAFAMPAPSVTSIIAEQYNGNKELAAKVVFLTSVVSMLTIPIVLLLI
- a CDS encoding transposase — translated: MINYNRLAYELKRDISNFSNKISTGLKRPKIKFLTQMIYGLLEGNKTHLSEIARSLKESITLKKTIERLSRNLHDFDDGDQVMENYVDIVKQNIKDDYSVIVVDNSDIAKPCSKKLEALADVRDGSTGKIVKGYQTIEAAVLTSNRKMPLPVYEKVFSAEEKGFISETHENIKCLKSLSENFGNKCIRTLDRGFDANEYFRYFIKNKERFVIRIKMNRNVIYNDKTQNVLDVVSKYKGNYCLKFKGKNKKNIDCKISYIPVSLCEFPKQELTLIVVYGFGQIPMMLLTNLKSSEKKKISLIVTKMYLTRWRIEEYFKFKKQQFDFEDIRVWSLKSIRNFNLFATITVGYIGIMTSEKADSIFFKEPKECSKRIYDIPKFIYYAIGYAIESILVKTKVGIQSFIPKNIKSQQFDIFNYFKLVAS
- a CDS encoding GNAT family N-acetyltransferase gives rise to the protein MFMQTRYESDRLYYRILKHNYAREVLDYYKRNHIFLKEWEPKHFKDFYTISYQKRSLKNEYYMFKENKLVRFWIFDKINNKVIGNVCYSNIVMGNFKSCFLGYKLDKDEINKGYMTEAINKTIQIMFDDFGLHRIEVNVIPRNNRSIRVMEKLKFEREGYSKRYLEINGKWEDHIHFATYND